The Brassica napus cultivar Da-Ae chromosome C7, Da-Ae, whole genome shotgun sequence genome has a segment encoding these proteins:
- the LOC125590422 gene encoding uncharacterized protein LOC125590422 has protein sequence MEMSLSDAMKIALSIKKYVKDMTSPNYPTAEHSVLMVSEEVSAMIQGEAPAKRPDPGSFVLDCNIQNTRFPRSLCDLGPSVNLMPYSVAVTLGYNEFMTTPITLVLADRSIRVPEGILEDIPVKINNCFVSTDFVVLKYRQEPKDPLILGRPFLATAGAIIDVKEGWINLNIGDISMIFDMKKLIKRPFIYDQAFYVEEVSDLEKESFIDMCSDDPLENALTHIEREIFSIDNRTDDYVRLMDASIEVANIEEDDDSDIIVDRYLREAIDRQPSSLSNWSKDKAPKVELKPLPNGLKYAFLYDQSCPVIVNANLTSGELALLLNKLRKYRKEIGYSLDDIPGISPDLGMHRIHLEDDVKTSVEQQRRLNPYLKK, from the coding sequence ATGGAGATGTCCCTTAGTGATGCTATGAAAATAGCACTCTCGATAAAGAAGTATGTGAAGGATATGACGTCTCCAAATTATCCAACTGCTGAACATAGCGTGTTGATGGTGTCAGAGGAAGTAAGCGCCATGATTCAAGGAGAAGCTCCAGCTAAGAGGCCTGATCCTGGTAGTTTCGTCCTAGATTGCAATATACAGAACACGCGTTTTCCTCGATCACTATGTGATCTTGGCCCTAGCGTAAATCTTATGCCTTACTCCGTTGCAGTAACCTTGGGTTATAATGAGTTTATGACAACTCCGATAACCTTGGTTCTAGCTGATCGATCTATCAGAGTACCTGAAGGAATTCTCGAAGACATTCccgtaaaaattaataattgctTCGTGTCTACGGATTTTGTTGTGTTAAAATACAGACAGGAACCAAAAGACCCCCTCATTCTGGGTCGGCCATTCCTAGCTACAGCTGGAGCGATCATTGATGTGAAAGAAGGATGGATAAATTTGAACATCGGGGACATCTCGATGATCTTTGATATGAAAAAGCTAATCAAGCGACCCTTTATATATGACCAAGCCTTCtatgtggaagaagtttctgaCCTGGAAAAAGAATCTTTCATAGACATGTGCTCAGACGACCCCTTAGAAAATGCCCTTACCCATATAGAAAGGGAGATCTTCAGCATAGATAACAGAACAGACGATTACGTGCGACTGATGGATGCAAGTATCGAGGTTGCGAAcatcgaagaagatgatgactcAGACAttatcgtcgatcgatacctcAGGGaggccatcgatcgacaaccatcttCATTATCTAATTGGTCTAAAGACAAAGCACCAAAAGTTGAATTAAAACCCCTCCCCAATGGTCTTAAATATGCATTTCTTTATGACCAATCCTGTCCTGTTATTGTCAATGCTAATCTTACTAGTGGAGAACTTgctttattattaaataaactacGCAAGTACAGGAAAGAAATCGGGTACTCTCTCgatgatattcctggtatttcTCCTGATCTCGGCATGCACCGTATTCATTTGGAAGACGACGTAAAAACGTCGGTAGAACAGCAAAGGAGATTAAACCCTTATTTAAAGAAGTAG